The proteins below come from a single Aegilops tauschii subsp. strangulata cultivar AL8/78 chromosome 6, Aet v6.0, whole genome shotgun sequence genomic window:
- the LOC109749252 gene encoding (-)-germacrene D synthase-like isoform X2, which translates to MEQQKPERRVIGQLEDSKWTRYFLDAVQLPCSRQKMIKERRDELVQTVCCMIERYTSSKKDLSKGMTTVDAIERLGVGYLFEEEIRKFTDVLISTSIDKNDLAGVALRFRLLRQHHYDITCEEVLKSFKDENGEHFKDAVQSDVSTLLSLYEAAHLGKREEDSLTAAIRFTSSCLSSISKANQLPHHVLERVRHALATPSQRRMKRLEAKLYISIYEKDDEGDQDILELAKLDFHILQLMHRDEVKSISLWDEEDARRIGKCYGYVMSHLSNTLDQFVEDGASAIGIACTKEIIKHVSGCMLQEVVWRDEGHVPPVHDHLRITAISTFYWALSCLSFTGMDAGDDVFSWAISFPKIIENAAMVSRLMDDISGHECEKERSNVATAVDCYIKEHGVTVDQAKEALGGLVEEQWRSINEEFLSNTTVPVEVLTRVVNLARVMDCMYKNLDGYTHSSETADPIDKLLNSCVNH; encoded by the exons ATGGAGCAGCAAAAACCTGAGCGACGGGTTATTGGGCAGCTAGAGGATAGCAAGTGGACCCGATATTTCCTTGACGCTGTCCAGTTGCCTTGCTCTCGTCAG AAAATGATCAAGGAGAGGAGGGATGAGCTTGTGCAGACAGTGTGTTGCATGATCGAAAGGTATACATCCAGTAAGAAAGATTTATCAAAGGGGATGACGACAGTAGATGCCATTGAGCGCCTTGGTGTTGGTTACCTGTTTGAGGAGGAGATCCGCAAGTTCACGGATGTCCTCATCAGCACATCGATAGATAAGAATGACTTGGCTGGAGTCGCCCTACGGTTCCGACTGTTGAGGCAGCACCACTACGACATTACCTGTG AAGAAGTATTGAAGAGTTTCAAGGATGAAAATGGTGAGCACTTCAAAGACGCTGTGCAATCTGACGTTAGCACTCTACTTAGTCTATACGAGGCAGCCCACCTCGGTAAACGTGAGGAGGACTCCCTCACTGCTGCTATCAGATTCACCTCCAGCTGCCTCAGTTCCATATCAAAAGCCAACCAGCTACCTCATCATGTCCTAGAAAGAGTACGACATGCCCTGGCTACGCCGTCACAGCGGAGGATGAAAAGGCTGGAGGCTAAGCTTTACATCTCCATCTACGAGAAGGATGATGAAGGTGACCAAGATATACTTGAGCTTGCAAAGCTGGACTTTCACATATTGCAATTGATGCACCGGGATGAGGTCAAGAGCATATCTCT ATGGGATGAAGAAGATGCGAGACGCATCGGGAAGTGCTACGGGTACGTAATGTCacatctttccaacacactggaCCAATTTGTGGAGGACGGAGCTTCAGCCATAGGAATTGCCTGCACTAAAGAGATT ATCAAGCACGTGAGCGGATGCATGTTGCAAGAGGTGGTGTGGAGAGACGAAGGGCATGTTCCACCTGTTCATGACCATCTCAGGATAACAGCAATAAGCACGTTCTACTGGGCATTGTCGTGCCTTTCGTTTACCGGAATGGATGCAGGCGACGACGTTTTCAGCTGGGCAATCTCGTTCCCAAAAATCATAGAGAATGCAGCAATGGTGTCACGCCTAATGGACGATATTTCTGGACATGAG TGTGAGAAGGAGAGGTCTAACGTTGCGACGGCAGTTGATTGCTACATCAAAGAGCATGGTGTGACCGTGGATCAAGCGAAGGAAGCGTTAGGCGGCCTGGTGGAGGAGCAGTGGAGGAGCATCAATGAGGAGTTTCTCTCTAATACCACGGTGCCTGTTGAAGTGCTGACACGAGTAGTGAACCTTGCACGGGTCATGGATTGCATGTACAAGAACCTGGACGGTTACACCCACTCGTCAGAGACAGCAGACCCCATAGACAAGCTGCTCAACAGCTGCGTAAACCATTAA
- the LOC109749252 gene encoding (-)-germacrene D synthase-like isoform X1 translates to MEQQKPERRVIGQLEDSKWTRYFLDAVQLPCSRQKMIKERRDELVQTVCCMIERYTSSKKDLSKGMTTVDAIERLGVGYLFEEEIRKFTDVLISTSIDKNDLAGVALRFRLLRQHHYDITCEEVLKSFKDENGEHFKDAVQSDVSTLLSLYEAAHLGKREEDSLTAAIRFTSSCLSSISKANQLPHHVLERVRHALATPSQRRMKRLEAKLYISIYEKDDEGDQDILELAKLDFHILQLMHRDEVKSISLWYKDLNAGSTLGEYIRERPVECYFWALGVFYEPKYAKARMMFAKLIKIFSFFDDTFDSYGTLEELRQFNLAVQRWDEEDARRIGKCYGYVMSHLSNTLDQFVEDGASAIGIACTKEIIKHVSGCMLQEVVWRDEGHVPPVHDHLRITAISTFYWALSCLSFTGMDAGDDVFSWAISFPKIIENAAMVSRLMDDISGHECEKERSNVATAVDCYIKEHGVTVDQAKEALGGLVEEQWRSINEEFLSNTTVPVEVLTRVVNLARVMDCMYKNLDGYTHSSETADPIDKLLNSCVNH, encoded by the exons ATGGAGCAGCAAAAACCTGAGCGACGGGTTATTGGGCAGCTAGAGGATAGCAAGTGGACCCGATATTTCCTTGACGCTGTCCAGTTGCCTTGCTCTCGTCAG AAAATGATCAAGGAGAGGAGGGATGAGCTTGTGCAGACAGTGTGTTGCATGATCGAAAGGTATACATCCAGTAAGAAAGATTTATCAAAGGGGATGACGACAGTAGATGCCATTGAGCGCCTTGGTGTTGGTTACCTGTTTGAGGAGGAGATCCGCAAGTTCACGGATGTCCTCATCAGCACATCGATAGATAAGAATGACTTGGCTGGAGTCGCCCTACGGTTCCGACTGTTGAGGCAGCACCACTACGACATTACCTGTG AAGAAGTATTGAAGAGTTTCAAGGATGAAAATGGTGAGCACTTCAAAGACGCTGTGCAATCTGACGTTAGCACTCTACTTAGTCTATACGAGGCAGCCCACCTCGGTAAACGTGAGGAGGACTCCCTCACTGCTGCTATCAGATTCACCTCCAGCTGCCTCAGTTCCATATCAAAAGCCAACCAGCTACCTCATCATGTCCTAGAAAGAGTACGACATGCCCTGGCTACGCCGTCACAGCGGAGGATGAAAAGGCTGGAGGCTAAGCTTTACATCTCCATCTACGAGAAGGATGATGAAGGTGACCAAGATATACTTGAGCTTGCAAAGCTGGACTTTCACATATTGCAATTGATGCACCGGGATGAGGTCAAGAGCATATCTCT GTGGTACAAGGACCTTAATGCTGGCAGCACGCTGGGTGAATACATTCGAGAAAGACCGGTGGAGTGCTACTTTTGGGCCCTTGGAGTGTTCTACGAGCCAAAGTATGCCAAGGCGCGTATGATGTTTGCTAAACTTATAAAGATTTTCTCGTTTTTCGATGATACATTTGATTCTTATGGTACCTTGGAAGAGCTGCGTCAGTTTAACCTAGCGGTACAAAG ATGGGATGAAGAAGATGCGAGACGCATCGGGAAGTGCTACGGGTACGTAATGTCacatctttccaacacactggaCCAATTTGTGGAGGACGGAGCTTCAGCCATAGGAATTGCCTGCACTAAAGAGATT ATCAAGCACGTGAGCGGATGCATGTTGCAAGAGGTGGTGTGGAGAGACGAAGGGCATGTTCCACCTGTTCATGACCATCTCAGGATAACAGCAATAAGCACGTTCTACTGGGCATTGTCGTGCCTTTCGTTTACCGGAATGGATGCAGGCGACGACGTTTTCAGCTGGGCAATCTCGTTCCCAAAAATCATAGAGAATGCAGCAATGGTGTCACGCCTAATGGACGATATTTCTGGACATGAG TGTGAGAAGGAGAGGTCTAACGTTGCGACGGCAGTTGATTGCTACATCAAAGAGCATGGTGTGACCGTGGATCAAGCGAAGGAAGCGTTAGGCGGCCTGGTGGAGGAGCAGTGGAGGAGCATCAATGAGGAGTTTCTCTCTAATACCACGGTGCCTGTTGAAGTGCTGACACGAGTAGTGAACCTTGCACGGGTCATGGATTGCATGTACAAGAACCTGGACGGTTACACCCACTCGTCAGAGACAGCAGACCCCATAGACAAGCTGCTCAACAGCTGCGTAAACCATTAA